One part of the Rutidosis leptorrhynchoides isolate AG116_Rl617_1_P2 chromosome 1, CSIRO_AGI_Rlap_v1, whole genome shotgun sequence genome encodes these proteins:
- the LOC139875396 gene encoding protochlorophyllide-dependent translocon component 52, chloroplastic, which produces MEAQALRPPSPVSPPSLIKPTQLHKPIFNLSFTPKKPTPPFPYSTHFTKPKFKNFTAISQSVSIEEEAETDDKDEKFDWFSEWYAIMPECDLDKRAPHGKKVLGLDIVVWWDKNENAWKVFDDKCPHRLAPLSEGRIDEWGRLQCVYHGWCFGGKGDCKFIPQAPLDGPPVHTFQKACVAVYPSVTQNGIVWFWPNTDPQYKDILTKKKPPYIPQLDDPSFTHQMFNRDIPYGYEILIENLMDPSHVPYAHYGMMRVPQPSVKRDREGGRPLEINVNKINKDGFTAKQENGQWNFVAPCLFYGSVTIGGTSNETSSAASTNGTVTKKPPRQVLLIFICMPVSPGNSRLIFISPRNFGVWIDRIVSRWMFHIGQNLIIDSDTYLLHVEEKKFLEAGNSNWAKLCFVPTKADANIVAFRKWLKKYSGGQIDWGSKFDGTLPPTPPREQLLDRYWSHVVNCSSCSAAYKRLNALEVSLQVFSVASVAIVAATKQGMISVAARNTLVVAAVLCFVASKWLSHFIYKNFHFHDYNHAYK; this is translated from the exons ATGGAAGCTCAAGCTTTGAGACCTCCATCCCCTGTTTCTCCACCTTCACTCATCAAACCCACCCAATTGCACAAACCCATTTTCAATCTCTCTTTTACCCCCAAAAAACCTACTCCACCCTTTCCATATTCTACCCACTTTACGAAACCCAAATTCAAGAACTTCACTGCAATTTCTCAATCTGTTTCAATCGAGGAAGAAGCGGAAACAGATGATAAAGATGAGAAATTTGATTGGTTTTCAGAGTGGTATGCGATCATGCCTGAGTGTGATCTAGATAAAAGAGCACCACATGGTAAGAAAGTGTTGGGTCTTGATATAGTTGTGTGGTGGGATAAAAATGAGAATGCATGGAAGGTGTTTGATGATAAGTGTCCACATAGGTTGGCCCCACTTTCAGAAGGAAGGATTGATGAGTGGGGTAGGTTGCAGTGTGTGTATCATGGTTGGTGTTTTGGTGGTAAAGGTGACTGTAAATTCATTCCTCAAGCACCACTTGATGGTCCTCCG GTTCATACATTCCAGAAAGCATGTGTGGCTGTTTACCCGAGCGTTACGCAAAACGGTATCGTCTGGTTTTGGCCTAATACTGATCCTCAGTATAAGGACATTCTTACAAAGAAGAAACCTCCATACATACCTCAACTTGATGATCCTTCATTTACACACCAAATGTTTAATAGAGATATACCATATGG GTATGAAATCCTAATTGAAAATCTCATGGATCCTTCTCATGTTCCATATGCACATTATGGAATGATGAGGGTACCGCAACCCAG TGTTAAGCGTGATCGGGAAGGGGGTCGACCTCTTGAGATTAACGTAAACAAAATAAACAAAGACGGGTTTACTGCAAAACAGGAAAATGGTCAATGGAACTTTGTTGCTCCTTGTCTGTTTTATGGTAGTGTCACAATCGGCGGAACTTCAAATGAAACATCATCGGCTGCAAGCACAAAT GGAACAGTAACAAAGAAACCACCGCGACAGGTGCTTTTGATCTTTATTTGTATGCCAGTGAGTCCTGGTAATAGCAGATTAATATTTATATCCCCTAGAAACTTTGGTGTTTGGATAGATCGAATTGTATCCCGATGGATGTTCCATATTGGGCAGAATTTGATTATTGATTCGGATACATATCTTCTTCACGTTGAG GAAAAGAAGTTTCTAGAAGCTGGTAATTCTAATTGGGCAAAACTCTGTTTTGTGCCGACTAAAGCCGACGCTAATATCGTTGCGTTTAGAAAATGGCTAAAGAAATACTCAGGTGGTCAAATCGATTGGGGTAGCAAATTCGATGGAACACTTCCACCCACACCACCTAGAGAACAACTCTTGGACAG ATACTGGAGTCATGTGGTGAACTGCAGCAGCTGTAGTGCTGCATACAAACGTCTTAATGCACTCGAAGTGTCTCTTCAAGTGTTTTCGGTTGCTTCGGTTGCTATTGTGGCTGCAACCAAGCAGGGGATGATATCAGTTGCAGCAAGAAATACACTAGTGGTTGCTGCAGTTTTGTGCTTTGTGGCGTCGAAATGGTTGTCTCATTTCATTTATAAGAACTTCCATTTTCATGACTATAATCATGCATATAAATGA